From a single Osmerus mordax isolate fOsmMor3 chromosome 14, fOsmMor3.pri, whole genome shotgun sequence genomic region:
- the dnajc21 gene encoding dnaJ homolog subfamily C member 21 gives MKCHYEVLGVKRDASDDDLKKAYRKLALKWHPDKNLDNPEEAAEHFKLLQAAYDVLSDPQERAWYDNHREALLKGGVSGDYEDNSIDLLQYFTVSCYSGYGDDEKGFYTVYRNLYESIVKEEMEHSKEEDEEDDEFPTFGDSQSDYDTVVHLFYGYWQSFSTRKNFAWKEEYDTRQASNRWEKRAMEKENKKVRDKARKERSELLRQLVAYVRKRDRRVQAHKKLVEEQNTEKAKKVEELRRKQKLNQAKLAEEYKEQSWAAMSELEKELQQIEAQYEEEFGDASESEEEADAQDKPDQSMGDNELPDGEDEVMDYYNDLYCPACDKFFKSDKAMKNHEKSKKHRELVALLRQQLEDEEESLSLNSDDKNEAGRMKDDEGVDEDVLRPKLSKKQKKKKRQQKVVQCVTEEEQGDPVSESTPPETESTPPVSESTPPETQKDPETPPPIDMGHVEEAQTPAEPVEQEDVHSSETKSSVKAKGKKSKEKDLKKNVKPQAGGEQAPEREGNLHCVTCHYEFSTRNKLFDHLKSTGHATALSSGPPRSTARSKKDTKKSR, from the exons ATGAAGTGTCATTACGAGGTGTTGGGAGTCAAGAGAGACGCCAGTGATGATGACCTGAAGAAGGCCTATCGCAAATTGGCTTTGAAGTGGCATCCAG ACAAAAACTTGGACAATCCCGAAGAGGCAGCAGAGCACTTCAAGCTTCTTCAGGCTGCTTATGATGTCCTGAGTGACCCACAGGAAAGGGCTTG GTATGATAACCACAGAGAAGCCCTCCTGAAGGGAGGCGTGAGTGGAGACTATGAGGACAACAGCATCGATCTGCTCCAGTACTTCACCGTGTCTTGCTACTCTGGTTATGGAGATGATGAGAAG GGTTTCTACACTGTGTACAGAAACCTGTATGAGTCCATTgtgaaagaggagatggagcacaGCAaagaagaggacgaggaggatgatgagTTTCCTACGTTTGGTGATTCTCAGAGCGATTATGACACG GTAGTGCACCTGTTCTATGGCTACTGGCAGAGTTTCTCCACCAGGAAGAACTTTGCCTGGAAGGAGGAGTACGACACACGGCAGGCATCCAACCGCTGGGAGAAAAGAGCCATGGAGAAGGAGAACAAGAAGGTCCGTGACAAGGCCAGGAAGGAGCGCAGTGAGCTGTTGCGCCAACTAGTGGCCTATGTGCGCAAGCGTGACCGCAGGGTACAGGCCCACAAGAAGCTTGTGGAGGAACAGAACACGGAAAAGGCCaagaaggtggaggagctgagacGCAAGCAGAAACTCAACCAGGCCAA GTTGGCAGAGGAGTATAAAGAGCAGAGTTGGGCGGCCATGTCTGAGTTGGAGAAGGAGCTGCAGCAGATAGAGGCCCAGTACGAGGAGGAGTTTGGCGACGCTTCTGAGAGTGAAGAGGAAGCAGACGCTCAAGACAAGCCGGACCAGAGCATGGGAG ACAATGAGCTACCAGATGGAGAGGATGAGGTCATGGACTACTATAATGACCTCTACTGCCCTGCATGTGACAAGTTCTTCAAATCGGATAAAGC cATGAAGAATCATGAAAAGTCCAAAAAGCACAGAGAGCTGGTGGCATTGCTACGGCAAcagctggaggacgaggaggagtcaCTGAGTCTAAACTCTGACGACAAGAATGAGGCTGGAAGGATGAAGGACGACGAGGGGGTCGATGAGGATGTACTGAGACCAAA GTTGTCCAAaaagcagaagaagaaaaagagacaaCAGAAAGTTGTGCAA TGTGtcacagaggaggagcagggggacccTGTGTCAGAGTCCACCCCTCCTGAGACAGAGTCCACCCCTCCTGTGTCAGAGTCCACCCCTCCTGAGACTCAGAAAGACCCGGAAACCCCCCCGCCTATTGATATGGGCCATGTGGAGGAAGCCCAGACGCCGGCAGAGCCAGTGGAACAAGAGGATGTCCACTCTTCAGAGACAAAGAG TTCTGTAAAGGCGAAGGGAAAGAAGAGCAAAGAGaaagatttaaaaaagaatGTGAAACcccaggcaggaggagagcaagCACCTGAG agagaggggaacctgCACTGTGTGACCTGCCACTACGAGTTTTCTACCAGGAACAAGCTGTTTGACCACTTGAAGTCCACGGGTCATGCCACCGCCCTCTCTTCTGGCCCTCCACGCAGCACTGCAAGGAGCAAGAAAGACACGAAGAAGTCCAGATAG
- the agxt2 gene encoding alanine--glyoxylate aminotransferase 2, mitochondrial, with translation MYKYYSRLNGKNSGLIGYPCNAFVGRAKFHRPSGVLGQKSALKYPPPDLSPMPPCNFKPDEYKDLSKERMMEIRKLNCHPMIMKVTYYKKPVFIHQGHMQWLWDVDGRRYLDLFAGVATVSVGHCHPKVREAAEQQLRKLWHTTNIYVYSPLHEYCEKLAAHFPEPLKVVYLTNSGSEANDLAMLMARLHTGNFDIITLRGSYHGGSPQTMGLTSNSAYKYPIASGIGCHNTMCPDVFRGPWGGSHCRDSPIQTSRECDCSTGHCQANDKYIGQLKEVFATSVPSRIAAFFGEPIQGVGGAVQYPKDYLKDTYQLVRERGGICIADEVQTGFGRTGSHFWGFEGHDVMPDMVTMAKGIANGFPMGAVVTTPEIAASFAKGVHFNTFGGNPVACAIGSAVLDTIKEDGTQKISDEVGTYLLTELAKLRDNYEIIGDVRGKGLQIGVEMVKDKASRAPLPAEAMNEIFEDTKDMGVLIGKGGLYGQTFRIKPPMCITMDDANFFLAVFNQAIQNYLARK, from the exons ATGTACAAGTATTATTCTCGATTAAATGGAAAGAATTCGGGTCTAATAGGATACCCCTGCAATGCTTTCGTTGGCAGGGCCAAATTCCATCGGCCTAGTG gtgtgttgggtcagAAGTCAGCCCTTAAGTACCCGCCCCCAGACCTTTCCCCGATGCCTCCTTGTAATTTCAAACCAGATGAATATAAG GACCTGTCAAAAGAGCGTATGATGGAGATCCGCAAGCTCAACTGCCACCCAATGATAATGAAGGTGACGTACTACAAAAAACCTGTGTTCATCCACCAAGGACACATGCAGTGGCTATGGGATGTTGACGGCAGACGCTACCTGGATCTGTTTGCAGGGGTTGCTACCGTGAGCGTGGGGCATTGCCATCC AAAAGTGAGGGAGGCTGCAGAACAGCAGCTCAGGAAACTATGGCACACCACTAACATCTATGTGTACTCTCCTCTCCATGAGTACTGTGAGAAGCTAGCAGCCCATTTTCCAGAGCCACTAAAG GTTGTCTACCTGACAAACAGTGGCTCCGAGGCCAATGACCTGGCTATGCTCATGGCTAGACTCCACACTGGCAACTTTGACATTATAACCCTAAG GGGTTCCTACCATGGCGGAAGTCCTCAGACAATGGGTCTGACCTCCAACTCAGCATACAAGTACCCCATTGCCTCTGGAATAGGCTGCCACAAT ACCATGTGTCCTGATGTGTTTAGAGGGCCGTGGGGAGGAAGTCACTGCAGAGATTCCCCAATACAGACTAGCAGAGAATGTGACTGctccacag GTCATTGTCAGGCAAATGACAAATACATTGGTCAACTCAAAGAAGTGTTTGCTACAAGTGTTCCAAGTCGAATTGCGGCTTTCTTTGGAGAACCCATTCAG GGTGTTGGAGGAGCTGTTCAGTACCCTAAAGATTACTTAAAGGACACCTACCAGCTTGTGAGGGAGCGTGGCGGCATCTGCATAGCTGATGAG GTTCAGACAGGATTTGGCCGTACAGGAAGTCACTTTTGGGGATTCGAAGGTCACGATGTGATGCCAGACATGGTGACCATGGCAAAGGGGATTGCTAATGGATTCCCAATGGGAGCTGTTGTCACAACACCAG AGATTGCCGCTTCCTTTGCCAAGGGAGTTCACTTCAACACCTTTGGAGGAAACCCTGTGGCTTGTGCCATTGGCTCTGCAGTACTGGAT ACAATCAAGGAAGACGGCACCCAGAAGATCAGTGATGAGGTGGGGACTTATCTATTGACAGAGCTGGCCAAGCTCAGGGACAATTATGAGATCATTGGTGATGTTCGTGGAAAGGGCCTACAGATTGGCGTAGAGATGGTGAAAGACAAG GCTAGCAGGGCCCCCCTGCCTGCAGAGGCCATGAATGAGATCTTTGAGGACACCAAAGACATGGGTGTTCTCATAGGGAAGGGTGGCCTGTATGGACAG ACATTCCGGATCAAGCCTCCAATGTGCATCACCATGGATGATGCTAATTTCTTCCTGGCTGTGTTCAACCAGGCCATTCAGAACTACCTGGCCAGGAAATGA